The DNA segment AGGGGATGAGCCCGTCGTCCTGCTGCTGCGCGGCGATGCTGGCGACGGTCTCAGCGATCTGGTCAGGCATGTTTCTCCAGGTAGATGACCACGCTCTTGCCGATCAGCGGGTTCAGCGCCTGCTCCACGACCCGGGTCAGCGCCGGCTTCTCGACGATGTCCCAGACGAGCAGCTTGTGATAAGCCCTGGTGGGGAAGGCGTCGCCGATGGCGCACTTGAGCCACCAGTACGGGCTGTGCAGCGCGTGCGCGAACCCGTTGCCGGTCACCGTCAGCCCGGCTTCCCGGAGCTTGGCGGCGAGCTCGTCCTCCTTGTAGATGCGGACGTGCCCACCCTCATTGGCGTGATACGAATCGGACAGCGCCCAGCAGACCCGCTCGGGCAGCCAGCGCGGCACCGTCACCGCCGCCAGACCGCCGGGCTTGAGCACGCGGGTGAGTTCCGTGATCGCCGTCTTGTCGTCCGGGATGTGCTCGAGGACCTCCGAGGCGATGATCCGGTCGAAGCCGGCGTCCGGGAACGGGAGATCGAGCAGATCACCGTGGACCGTCGTGGCGCTCGCCGTCGCCGGGACCTCGCCGGCCATCTCCATGGCCGCGCACCACTGGGCGGTCGTGGCCAGGTCCTTCTCGTTCAGGTCGAGGGCGACGACGTCGGCGCCGCGCCGGTACGCCTCGAAGGTGTGCCGGCCCTCGCCGCATCCGAGGTCGAGGACCCGCATTCCCGGCCGGACGTCCAGGCGGTCATAGTCGACGGTCAGCAATGGTTCTCCCTGCCTTCTTCTCCAAGATCGCCTCTGTGTACCACTCGGCGGTCCGGATCGCGGTCCGCCGCCAGGTGAAGTTCTCCACTGCTCGTTCGCGGCCACGAGCGCCCAGCGTCATCCGGAGTCCCTCGTCGTCGAGCAACCTCCCGATCGCCGACGCCAGCGCCCCGGGATCGCCCGGCGGCACGTGCAGCGACGCGAGCCCGTCCGGCCCGGTCACCTCCGGCAGAGCGCCCGCGGTCGTCGCCACCAGCGGCACCCCGCACGCCATCGCCTCGACCGCCGGCAGTGAGAAACCCTCGTACTTCGACGGCACCACAGCCACCGACGCCGACCGGAAAAGATCAGCCAGTTCCTCATCCGGGATGCCCGACACGAACCGCACGGACCGGTCCAGCCCCAGCCGGGTGATCGCCTGCGCCGCGGGTCCGTCCGGGCGCACCGAGCCGACCACCACCAGTTCGACCCCGCGTTCCGCCCGCAGCTTGGCGACCGCCTCGATCAGCTCCTTCAAGCCCTTCAGGGGTACGTCGGAACTGGCCACCGTCACGATCCGGCCGTCGACCGGCGGGGTGCCCGGCCGAGGGCTGAACACGTCCACGTCCACACCGACGCCGATCACCCGCATCCGGTCCGCGGGCACCCCGAACGCCTCGGTGATCTCGTCCCGGGCAGCCGTCGACACCGTCGTCAGCCAGCCCAGCCGCCGGGCGACCCGGCCCTGCATGCGGGTGAACGCGTACCACCGCCGCAGGGACAGCCGCCGCTTCCAGTCCGGCGCGGCCGCCAGCTCCAGATCGCGGTCCACGGTGATCGGATGGTGGATCGTGGCGACGACCGGGGTGCCGGTGCGGGCCAGCGGCAGCAGGCCGTAGCCCAGGCACTGGTTGTCGTGCACGACGTCGAACTCGGCCAGCCTCGCCCTCAGGTGCCGCCACGCTCGCAGGGAGAACGTCAACGGCTCCGGGAACGCCCCTGTGCACATCGACAGCCATTCGAGCAGGTCTATCGACGTACGAAACTCCTTGATCTTTGGTGTCCGGAAAGGATCGGGCTCCCGGTAGAGGTCGAGGCTGGGCAGGACGGTGAGACCGACCCCGTCGTCCTCGTTGATCTCGGGCAGCGGCGGCCCGGAGAAGACCTCGACGTGGTGGCCGAGCCGCGCCAGTTCCCGCGACAGATGCCGGACATAGATCCCCTGGCCGCCGCTGTGCGGTTTGCTGCGATACGACAACAGGGCGATGCGGAGCGGCGCGGAGATCACCACCTGACCCTATGAGGTGATTATTTCCGGGCGCGCTCGGCTTGCCGGATTCCGGCCGGCCCCACCGGCGCGCCCACGATGCTCCTGCTGCACGGCACCGGCAGCCATGCCGGTACGTGGGACCGCTTCGCCCTGCGCGTAGCCCCCGCCGGCTACCGCGTGATCGCCGCCGACCTGCGAGGCCACGCGTCGAGCTCCCGCGTCGACGACTACTCCCTGCCGGCCCTGCGCGACGACGTCCTGGGCCTTCTCGGGGCGTTCTCGCTGCGCGATGCCGTGCTCGTAGGCCACTCGGTAGGCGTCCACGCGGCCCTGGCGGCGGCCCTCGCGTCCCCGTCGCTCGCCAGCCGGCTGATCCTGGAAGACCTGGCGGCGCCGCCGCGCGCGCCGTCGCTGTTCCAGAGCGCGCTGGCCGGCCTGTGCTCAGCGGGCGCGCGCGTCTCAGCAAGCCGCGATCTAGGAGTGAAGGTCACGATTTTCCACCAACTCGCCCGCCCCGACCCGGCCTGGTGGTCAGCCCTGCCGTCGGTGACCCAGCCGACCCTGATCCTCTCCGGAGGCCGCACCAGCTGCGTCCCACCCCGCCGCCTGGCAGCCGTGGCCGCAGCGATCCCGTCCGCCGCCTCGCAACGATCCCGGTGGGCGACCGCGTCCATTCCCTGGCGCCGGACCAGTTCTGGTCGGAGGCGGCAGCCGTCCTCTCCCTGGCCGCCCCCATCCCCAGCCGATAGACGAAGCCGTCAACTTCTTCGCCACCGCGCTCACGCTTCTTCTTCTCGGCGCAGGAGTAGCGACATTCAGGACCACGGAAAGGGAATCGAAGTCGACGCGCCCCCCACGACATCCCGCTGAATTCGTTCGGGGAACTCGTCGGTCAGCCGAGGAAGACCTTCAGGAAGTCGTCGACGCGCTGGCGGGCCTGGGGCAGGCCGTCGACGCGGCGGGTGGCGGTGCCCTCGATCCGTACGAGGTGGTGGTCGTCCTTCTCGGCGGTCGTGGACGCGGTGATCAGGGCGCCGCTGGTCCGGGCCGTCACCCGGCCGGCCGCGGGGTCGGTGAAGTCGAAGGCGACGATCTCCGCGCCGATCAGGGTCAGGGCGGACATCAGACGTTCACGCAATGTCTGCCCGTCGCCTTCCACCAGCAGCTCCGCGGACGGGGCGACGCCGACCGCGTGGTTCGTCCAGTATTTCCAGGCGTAGAAGGCGGCGCCGAGCAGGTAGAGGACGGCCATCGGCAGCAGGAAGGGCAGCGAGACGAACGGGAGGAAGGCGAACGGCTGCAGCCAGATCAGGAGCAGGACGCCGGCGACCACCACGTGCCAGATCACCATGACGCGCGCCGACGCCGGGTTCGGCTTGTCACTCGCCGCTGCCGCTATGAGGTCGAACGTCACTCCTCCACTATGGAGGCCATGGAACAGTTTCAGCACCTGGCCGCCTTCGTCGCCGCGCTGCTTCTCGGCGGCGCGAGCGTTCTGCAGGCCCGGCATGCGCTCGCCAAGGCCGAACACGAGCGGCGGCGGATCCCCGGCGCCGCGCATCACGTGCTGCCGTCGTCGTGGCACAAGCCGATCCCCGGCGAGACCACCTTCGACGTGCAGCACTTCCGGCGGGTCGCCGCACTGTGGTGGGTCATCGTCGCCGGATCGGTGCTGGGCGCCCTGGCCGAGGCCGCCGACTGGGCGGCCTGACCGCCGGGCGTAGGTTGACCGGCATGATCGAAGTGCGTCTGCAGCCGATGACCGAGGACGAGTACGTGTCGTGGCGGGCGGAGGCCGAGGCACACTATGCGCGCAGCGTCGAAGCCACCGGCCGGTCGTCGCGGGACGCGGCCCGGCAGGCGGCCGAGACCTATGCGCGACTGCTGCCGGGCGAGCGGGACACCCCGGGCAACCACTTCTGGTACGCCTACGACGGCGACCTGCGGGTCGGCTTCCTCTGGATTGTGGTCACCGAGGCGACCGGATCCGCGCTCGTCCACAACGTCGCCGTCGACGAGGACAAGCGACGACAGGGCTACGGCCGGGCGATCATGCTGGCCGCCGAGCGCTGGTGCGCGGAGAGTGGGCTCACCCGGCTCGGCCTGCACGTCTTCGCCCACAACACCGGCGCGCGGGCCCTCTACGAGCAGCTCGGGTTCGCCGAGACAGGCCGCAACATGGCGAAGGATCTCACCCCGGGGAGAGGAGACCGGTGAGGGCGTCGGCGGTGTGCGCCGCACCCTTGTCGGTCACGTGGACGAGGTCCTCGCAGTAGAGGCGGACGAGCAGACGGCGGAGAACGACGCGATGACCGCCCTGCTGCGTAGTCTGGCCGCATGAGCCGGTACGTGATCGACGCTCCCACCCTGCTGCACCTCGTCGATCACAAGGTCGCCGTCGACCCTGGCCATCGACTGGTGGCGCCCGCGTCGATCCGCTCCGAGGCGCTGCAGCTGCTGCTCGACGACGTGCGCAACGGCGCCCGCGACGACGACGCGGCGATGCGGGCGCACGAGCTGCTCACCGGGCTGAAGATCCGGGCGCTCAACGATCGGGTGTCACGGGCCGTGGCCTGGCGCATCGCGCGGGAGCAGGGCTGGGCGACGCTGCGCGACGCCGAGTACGCCGCGGTGACCCGCCTGCAGGCCGACGCCCTGGTCACGGTCGACGCGGCGCTGGCCGGCCGGATCGCGGGCCTGGTACCGGTCCTGCCCGTGGAGCGGTTGCGCGCGTAACCCCTGAGGAGTCTCCACGGCGGTGTCGCGGGTCGAGCGGACCTTCCCGCCGAACGCCCACGCCCACGTGAGCCGCCGGGCGGCACGGCCGGCGTGACGAGTGGGGGAGGGGATGAGCTGTGCAGGTGACGGCCGGCGATCACGTGCGCCTGCTCGCCGAGCCGGGCGCTGCCTCGTTCGCGAGTGCCGGCGGGTCCCGGCGAGATCACCCCGGCTTCTCCCGGGGCGCTGATTTCAGGCCGGTGGGTCCTGGAGCTTGAGTTGTCCGCTGCCGAGTGGATCGCCGCAGGCGGTGCAGTGGACCTCGGCCACGAACTCGTGCCCGCAGGTGTGGTCGAAGCGGACCGGGTCGTCGCCGTGCCGGACGTGCTCGTGACCCCAGCGTTTGAGGGTGAGCAGCACCGGTGACAGGTCACGGCCGGCGCGGGTGAGGCGGTACTCGTAGCGCGGCGGGCGTTCGCTGTACTGCTCGCGGGCGATGACGCCGTGGTCGACGAGCTTGCGCAGCCGTGCCGCTGCGATGTCGCGGGGGGCCCCGGTGTTGCGGACGATCTCGGTGAAGCGCTGCTGGCGGTAGAACAGCTCGCGCACGATCAGCAGGCTCCACCGGTCGCCGACGATCTCGAGGGCGTCGGCGATGGTGCAGTCCCTCGGTGTCCTCTCGGATGGCGCGGCCGGCATGAGCGCCATTCTTCCCGAAGAGGGTTGTGTTTTCAAACCTACGACCGCACGATGAGGTCGGTTTGAAAACACAACCGTCGATGGAGAAGGCATGAGCACGCAGGTCTCACACCAGGCCGCCACCCGGACCACAGTGCTGCTGTGCGCGGCCGCGTTCATGACCATGCTCGACCTGTTCATCGTCAACGTCGCGCTCGTGTCGATCGGCGCGACCTACCCCGGCTCCTCGCTGGCCGATCTGAGCTGGGTGCTCAACGCCTACATCGTCGTCTACTCGGCGCTGCTCGTCCCGGCCGGCGCGCTCGCCGACCGCTATGGCCGTAAGCAGGCGTTCCTCGCCGGGCTGGCGCTGTTCACGGTCGCCAGTCTCGGCTGCGCGGTGGCGCCGGGCCTGTGGGCGCTGGTCGGGTTCCGGGCCGTGCAGGCAGTCGGCGCCGCGGCGCTGACCCCGGCGAGCCTCGGGCTGATCCTCAGCGTGCTGCCGGAGACGCGCCGGCCCGGCGCCGTACGGATCTGGGCCACCACGTCGTCGTTCGCGGGAGCGTTCGGGCCGGTGATCGGCGGGCTGCTGGCCGACGTGTCGT comes from the Actinoplanes sp. OR16 genome and includes:
- a CDS encoding glycosyltransferase family 4 protein codes for the protein MISAPLRIALLSYRSKPHSGGQGIYVRHLSRELARLGHHVEVFSGPPLPEINEDDGVGLTVLPSLDLYREPDPFRTPKIKEFRTSIDLLEWLSMCTGAFPEPLTFSLRAWRHLRARLAEFDVVHDNQCLGYGLLPLARTGTPVVATIHHPITVDRDLELAAAPDWKRRLSLRRWYAFTRMQGRVARRLGWLTTVSTAARDEITEAFGVPADRMRVIGVGVDVDVFSPRPGTPPVDGRIVTVASSDVPLKGLKELIEAVAKLRAERGVELVVVGSVRPDGPAAQAITRLGLDRSVRFVSGIPDEELADLFRSASVAVVPSKYEGFSLPAVEAMACGVPLVATTAGALPEVTGPDGLASLHVPPGDPGALASAIGRLLDDEGLRMTLGARGRERAVENFTWRRTAIRTAEWYTEAILEKKAGRTIADRRL
- a CDS encoding helix-turn-helix domain-containing protein, translating into MPAAPSERTPRDCTIADALEIVGDRWSLLIVRELFYRQQRFTEIVRNTGAPRDIAAARLRKLVDHGVIAREQYSERPPRYEYRLTRAGRDLSPVLLTLKRWGHEHVRHGDDPVRFDHTCGHEFVAEVHCTACGDPLGSGQLKLQDPPA
- a CDS encoding alpha/beta fold hydrolase encodes the protein MLLLHGTGSHAGTWDRFALRVAPAGYRVIAADLRGHASSSRVDDYSLPALRDDVLGLLGAFSLRDAVLVGHSVGVHAALAAALASPSLASRLILEDLAAPPRAPSLFQSALAGLCSAGARVSASRDLGVKVTIFHQLARPDPAWWSALPSVTQPTLILSGGRTSCVPPRRLAAVAAAIPSAASQRSRWATASIPWRRTSSGRRRQPSSPWPPPSPADRRSRQLLRHRAHASSSRRRSSDIQDHGKGIEVDAPPTTSR
- a CDS encoding class I SAM-dependent methyltransferase, whose translation is MLTVDYDRLDVRPGMRVLDLGCGEGRHTFEAYRRGADVVALDLNEKDLATTAQWCAAMEMAGEVPATASATTVHGDLLDLPFPDAGFDRIIASEVLEHIPDDKTAITELTRVLKPGGLAAVTVPRWLPERVCWALSDSYHANEGGHVRIYKEDELAAKLREAGLTVTGNGFAHALHSPYWWLKCAIGDAFPTRAYHKLLVWDIVEKPALTRVVEQALNPLIGKSVVIYLEKHA
- a CDS encoding N-acetyltransferase, whose amino-acid sequence is MIEVRLQPMTEDEYVSWRAEAEAHYARSVEATGRSSRDAARQAAETYARLLPGERDTPGNHFWYAYDGDLRVGFLWIVVTEATGSALVHNVAVDEDKRRQGYGRAIMLAAERWCAESGLTRLGLHVFAHNTGARALYEQLGFAETGRNMAKDLTPGRGDR